From a region of the Salvelinus alpinus chromosome 2, SLU_Salpinus.1, whole genome shotgun sequence genome:
- the misp3 gene encoding uncharacterized protein misp3: protein MATMEPVANRQSPAESLDEWASEVWWTEEGEMDPTLAQDTIPPHPLVKQAPRAKSEDLASESPDAPEPRPQVSPSSENLTDSTNKMAGVVPKMEQEALSGVNQVPSSRIQVGDSELEQDLKMIDDNHCEMEDAIAFRSPLACTDQASPAEGAPETQPYPLEEEEEEQETIDCISDGKAEGISNPVEEEMSSSDSQGSQEWPSRSHLDDGVEEDKEEEDGVKKDKVEEFQSVEMMENGAVRLELNTECSASSELEQGLSETVCATEQIADKQEVSECPISSDREKTMSDNNNHDTMKAAETSTTTHSPLKRESSDDIFSESPENPESAYAGDGEENQSVDSKPLDISSARRQWVRLDSTRSKAPQPDQSNSSRSSSSSHLVDLAQPPGVVTPHKQQGEQLLRNVTAALTHHSNQEVAAQQVFKGATPAPPLATVAKEPANQVKADLLGSGCVVVKEQAGGEREEGKREGDNRQTGGERGHRASGLGAAGEADRKKRVKRSEEKRTNPGLLMSRDSHSKASKMKLGGDLFDDSQSDSGVSADFSPGSTVELQTTTSTLTSPPADETPIEREIRRAVQREQSLRRSRGLHNKPPTQEYVDIPLRKSVLTETLPSKLDKSQDRQFAGKKMQKEISVETQREQVLVQLGKVRGSYDKGTVRQLKERKKLFEAFQEPKETSLMILSQSKAPSWASASDLSTLEIQGNDASSVSFVGGSFGERRRSSLELMSQSPSGTTKGITYTPHGAPVPRGPTLSESTGGQIIILDNHHHLVLPAPAHVHHVSKPLRHSHSTGTLTETQGLTVVDSASIYSSTSALSGEERRGFWRDEDGGRMDQEEEEEEEVPKENPFFKLRSSSVSQDKVEQDIREAREREKELRRQRSSLYGGGGGGGGRPASREVQSPTSPPPPPLLLQNGLATPELSVTPSSRTASATPTARQSLGKLGMWPPPQTDGYPDSQSEGLQSPRTPRQKTPLLQRWESGQVMNGHGGEEED from the exons ATGGCAACAATGGAGCCGGTGGCCAACCGACAGAGCCCAGCCGAATCATTGGACGAGTGGGCCAGCGAGGTTTGGTGGACGGAGGAGGGCGAAATGGACCCCACTCTGGCCCAGGACACTATCCCTCCTCACCCGTTGGTCAAACAGGCACCCAGGGCAAAGTCAGAAGACCTGGCGTCGGAATCTCCAGATGCTCCAGAGCCTAGACCTCAAGTGTCTCCCTCAAGTGAGAACCTTACAGACTCAACAAACAAAATGGCAGGAGTGGTTCCTAAAATGGAGCAGGAGGCACTTTCTGGGGTAAATCAGGTGCCTAGTAGTAGAATCCAGGTGGGTGATAGTGAATTGGAACAAGACCTTAAAATGATAGATGACAATCACTGTGAGATGGAAGATGCCATTGCTTTTCGGTCGCCTCTTGCCTGCACTGACCAAGCCTCACCTGCAGAGGGCGCTCCAGAGACCCAGCCATATCCattggaggaggaagaagaagaacagGAGACCATTGACTGTATCAGTGATGGTAAGGCGGAGGGGATCTCTAACCCTGTAGAGGAGGAAATGTCGTCATCTGACAGCCAGGGTAGCCAGGAGTGGCCCTCGAGATCTCACCTTGATGACGGTGTGGAGGAagacaaagaagaagaagatggtGTCAAGAAAGACAAAGTAGAGGAGTTTCAGTCTGTTGAGATGATGGAAAATGGCGCTGTGCGGTTGGAGTTGAATACAGAGTGTTCAGCTAGTAGTGAACTTGAGCAGGGGCTGTCAGAGACGGTGTGTGCTACAGAGCAGATAGCTGACAAGCAAGAGGTTAGTGAGTGCCCAATCAGTAGTGACAGAGAGAAGACAATGTCAGACAATAACAACCATGATACTATGAAGGCTGCTGAAACTAGCACTACCACCCACTCTCCACTAAAAAGAGAGAGTTCCGATGACATATTCTCTGAGTCCCCAGAAAACCCTGAATCAGCTTATGCcggtgatggagaggagaaccagagtGTTGACTCCAAGCCTTTAGACATCAGCTCAGCCCGGAGGCAGTGGGTTAGGCTGGACAGTACCAGAAGCAAAGCCCCTCAGCCTGACCAATCCAACTCCTCTAGATCCTCCTCTTCTAGCCACCTAGTAGACCTGGCTCAGCCCCCAGGTGTAGTTACACCACATAAACAGCAGGGGGAGCAGTTGTTACGAAATGTCACTGCTGCCCTGACGCATCATAGTAACCAGGAAGTGGCAGCACAACAGGTGTTCAAGGGAGCAACTCCGGCTCCGCCCCTGGCGACGGTCGCCAAGGAGCCAGCTAATCAGGTCAAGGCAGATCTCCTTGGCTCTGGCTGTGTTGTAGTGAAAGAGCAggcgggtggagagagagaggagggaaagagggagggagacaacaGGCAaacaggtggagagagagggcataGAGCGAGTGGACTTGGCGCAGCGGGCGAGGCAGACAGGAAGAAAAGAGTGAAACGGAGCGAAGAAAAGAGGACAAACCCTGGGTTGTTGATGTCGAGAGACAGTCACAGCAAAGCTTCCAAGATGAAGTTGGGAGGGGACTTGTTCGATGACAGCCAGAGTGACAGCGGCGTATCTGCCGACTTCTCCCCTGGTAGTACCGTGGAGCTCCAAACCACCACCTccaccctcacctctcctcctgcCGACGAGACCCCCATCGAGAGGGAGATCCGTCGGGCAGTGCAGCGTGAGCAGTCCCTCAGGAGATCCAGGGGCCTCCACAACAAGCCGCCCACCCAGGAATATGTGGACATCCCCCTAAGGAAGTCAGTCTTGACTGAGACCCTGCCTTCCAAATTGGACAAGAGCCAGGACCGTCAGTTTGCGGGGAAGAAGATGCAGAAGGAGATCAGTGTAGAGACCCAGAGGGAACAGGTCCTGGTTCAACTAGGGAAAGTTAGAGGTTCCTATGACAAGGGGACAGTACGCCAGCTCAAGGAAAGGAAGAAGTTATTTGAAGCTTTCCAGGAGCCCAAGGAGACATCCTTGATGATATTGTCCCAGAGCAAGGCACCCTCCTGGGCTTCGGCGAGTGACCTCTCCACCCTGGAGATCCAGGGGAACGACGCTTCATCTGTGTCCTTTGTCGGAGGCTCGTTTGGGGAGAGAAGACGTAGTAGCCTGGAGCTGATGTCCCAGAGCCCCTCTGGAACAACTAAAGGCATCACCTACACCCCTCATGGGGCCCCTGTCCCCCGGGGCCCCACTCTCTCCGAGAGCACCGGGGGCCAGATCATCATCCTGGATAACCACCACCACCTGGTTCTTCCCGCTCCGGCCCACGTCCACCACGTCTCCAAGCCCCTCAGGCACTCCCACAGTACGGGCACGCTCACCGAGACACAGGGCCTCACCGTGGTCGACTCCGCTTCTATATACTCCTCAACCAGTGCACTCAgcggagaagagagaaggggttTTTGGAGggatgaggatggagggaggatggatcaggaggaggaggaggaggaggaggttccAAAGGAGAACCCCTTCTTCAAGCTGCGCTCCTCATCGGTGTCTCAGGACAAGGTGGAGCAGGATATCCGggaagccagggagagagagaaggagctgcGGAGGCAGAGGAGCAGTCTgtatgggggaggaggaggaggaggggggaggccaGCCAGTAGGGAGGTACAGAGTcccacttctcctcctcctccacctctacttCTACAGAACGGACTGGCGACCCCTGAACTATCTGTTACCCCCTCATCGCGGACAGCCTCTGCAACACCAACAg CGCGACAGTCTCTTGGGAAGCTGGGCATGTGGcctccaccacagacagatgggtATCCAGATAGCCAATCAGAG
- the LOC139567818 gene encoding uncharacterized protein, whose amino-acid sequence MFAPCATTLLYFLSFSQSAPAAALACEDLLKPMDPPRLDQQLLRKWALVAGSLSHPASLENLKTRDAITMEFSPSTPNPTQNSNTTTTVHYTQTNRFGSRCEYRTYNISLINDNSTFQFDVGGRFNLTGIFLATSCPDCLVMKWEVSSRRRESTDLYLLRNVEGGREVEEEEMEEFRKQVECMGLPPPVVMEPGNALCGFHQLIWNN is encoded by the exons ATGTTCGCTCCATGTGCCACGactctcctgtacttcctgtctTTTAGCCAATCAGCTCCTGCTGCAGCTCTAGCCTGTGAGGACCTCCTTAAGCCCATGGATCCACCACGACTAGACCAGCAGCTCTTGAGGAAATGGGCCCTCGTCGCAGGCAGCCTGAGCCACCCTGCATCCCTGGAGAATCTCAAG ACCAGAGACGCCATCACCATGGAGTTTTCACCCTctacccccaaccccacccagaaCTCCAACACCACCACAACCGTCCACTACACCCAGACTAACCGTTTCGGCAGCCGATGCGAGTATCGAACCTACAATATCTCACTCATCAACGACAACAGCACCTTCCAGTTCGACGTGGGGGGCCGATTCAACCTCACTGGGATCTTCCTGGCGACCTCCTGCCCAGACTGTCTGGTGATGAA GTGGGAGGTGAGCTCCAGGAGGAGGGAGTCCACGGACCTGTACCTGCTGAGGAACGTGGAGGgcgggagagaggtggaggaagaggagatggaggagttcAGGAAACAGGTGGAGTGTATGGGGCTGCCTCCGCCAGTGGTGATGGAGCCGGGGAATGCCCTCTGTGGTTTCCATCAGCTCATCTGGAACAactga